A region from the Myxococcales bacterium genome encodes:
- a CDS encoding CDP-alcohol phosphatidyltransferase family protein yields MISRQNSQSPEPPADLGSESRARFQRFTVANALTLMRLIAAPVCGYLVFEGRDVEAVIVFAFAIATDFADGPLARKWGQSSAFGALLDHGTDATFVVMGVSALVCRGLAPTALPPLIALAFVQYTLDSRALEGRQLRASALGKWNGILYFVFLGTPIIRNTLGWSWPDDGIILLLGWLLLGSTVLSMVDRLLALRQAQAD; encoded by the coding sequence ATGATCTCCCGGCAGAACTCTCAGTCACCCGAACCCCCCGCGGATCTGGGAAGCGAATCGCGTGCGAGATTTCAGCGGTTTACCGTCGCAAACGCGCTCACGCTCATGCGTCTCATCGCCGCGCCGGTCTGCGGATACCTCGTGTTCGAAGGTCGTGACGTCGAAGCGGTGATCGTTTTTGCATTTGCCATTGCGACCGATTTCGCCGACGGCCCCCTGGCTCGCAAGTGGGGCCAGTCTTCCGCCTTTGGTGCGCTGCTGGATCACGGTACCGATGCGACGTTCGTCGTCATGGGAGTGTCGGCCCTGGTCTGCCGCGGTCTCGCCCCGACAGCTCTTCCGCCGTTGATCGCGCTGGCGTTCGTTCAGTACACCCTTGATTCCCGGGCGCTCGAGGGCCGGCAGCTGCGCGCGAGTGCACTGGGGAAATGGAACGGCATCCTTTACTTCGTTTTTCTCGGGACGCCGATCATTCGCAATACGCTGGGCTGGTCGTGGCCAGACGACGGAATCATCTTGTTGCTGGGCTGGCTGCTGCTCGGGTCCACCGTGCTTTCAATGGTCGATCGCCTGCTGGCCCTGAGGCAGGCGCAAGCCGATTGA
- the ilvE gene encoding branched-chain-amino-acid transaminase, whose product MKIWMNGQIVPPEEAKISVLDHGLLYGDGIFEGIRIYGAKVFRLPDHLHRFGTAAKAIGLVLPGGLEAVRQIVLETARAFDESEGYMRLIATRGVGALGVDPTTCDNPTLFCIADRIHLFDPEKLARGLDMVTASMRRPAADALDPRVKSLNYLNNALAKREAKLRGADEALILNHAGLVAEASVANVFTVYRGVLSTPPASDGSLEGITRDSILEIASAAGIETRERSLGRFDLLAADEVFISGSGARIVPIATLDGETIGNLDRPIMQRLIDDFGPYTLAHGTAY is encoded by the coding sequence ATGAAGATCTGGATGAACGGTCAAATCGTTCCGCCCGAGGAAGCAAAAATCAGCGTCCTCGACCACGGCCTGCTCTATGGAGACGGCATCTTCGAGGGAATTCGCATCTACGGCGCGAAAGTGTTTCGCCTGCCCGATCACCTGCACCGGTTCGGCACTGCGGCCAAGGCGATCGGTCTTGTGCTGCCGGGGGGGCTCGAAGCCGTCCGGCAGATCGTGCTCGAAACCGCGCGGGCATTCGACGAAAGCGAAGGCTACATGCGGCTGATCGCGACTCGCGGGGTCGGGGCGCTCGGGGTGGATCCGACGACCTGTGACAACCCTACGCTTTTCTGTATCGCAGACCGAATTCATCTCTTCGACCCTGAAAAGCTCGCACGCGGGCTCGACATGGTGACCGCCAGCATGCGCCGCCCGGCGGCAGACGCCCTCGACCCCAGGGTCAAGAGTCTGAACTACCTCAATAATGCCCTCGCAAAGCGCGAAGCAAAGCTCCGCGGCGCCGACGAAGCGCTGATCCTGAACCACGCGGGTCTGGTCGCTGAGGCGAGCGTTGCCAACGTGTTCACCGTCTATCGAGGAGTGCTCTCGACGCCACCGGCCAGCGATGGATCGCTCGAGGGAATCACCCGGGACAGCATTCTCGAAATTGCCAGCGCGGCCGGCATCGAGACCCGGGAACGCAGCCTTGGACGCTTTGACCTTCTCGCCGCTGACGAGGTGTTCATCAGTGGCTCTGGAGCGCGCATCGTTCCCATCGCGACCCTCGACGGCGAAACGATTGGCAATCTGGACCGTCCGATCATGCAGAGACTGATCGACGACTTCGGCCCCTATACCCTCGCCCACGGCACGGCGTACTGA
- a CDS encoding ribonuclease D, with amino-acid sequence MADFEIVDAPERLKELAGEFLAEPVLAVDTEADSFYHYFDKTCLVQIATSKHSYLIDTLAFDGPEAMAPLGPVFASPDVRVIFHAAEYDIYVLKRDYGYTFANIFDTMVSAQLLGYSAIGLAALIEQHFGVKVPKDEQRSDWSRRPLTERQLDYAAGDVIYLARLTKKVERELKKAGRLSWAEEEFDTLCGREWPDRKFDKQGYFRIKGARKLDPKSLSVLKELFLMRDARAREIDRPPFKVLGNRTLLEIAAAKPGRPGQLKGIKGITDLLVRRMGNDILAAVAKGRGVEHPPIPKNTGNGRRRVDRKTERRVTELKSWRAKRSKELALSPGVLCPNASLEAIAWRNPKTGADLEDVPELKGWFVREFGDEVSARLRDLAPAGKTEGKPATESSEAAAKKSSKKRSASKS; translated from the coding sequence TTGGCTGATTTCGAAATTGTCGATGCACCCGAGCGGCTCAAAGAGCTAGCGGGCGAGTTCCTTGCCGAGCCGGTGCTCGCCGTCGATACCGAGGCGGACAGTTTCTATCACTACTTCGACAAGACCTGTCTGGTTCAGATCGCTACTTCGAAACACTCTTACTTGATCGACACCCTCGCCTTCGACGGACCCGAAGCCATGGCTCCACTGGGGCCGGTGTTCGCCTCACCAGATGTACGAGTGATCTTCCACGCCGCCGAGTACGACATCTACGTGCTCAAACGAGACTATGGGTACACGTTCGCGAATATCTTTGACACCATGGTTTCCGCCCAATTGCTCGGCTACAGCGCCATTGGCCTCGCTGCGCTGATCGAACAACACTTTGGAGTCAAGGTCCCCAAGGATGAGCAGCGGTCGGATTGGTCGCGGCGCCCGTTGACCGAACGGCAGCTCGACTACGCTGCGGGCGATGTGATCTACCTCGCCCGGCTGACCAAGAAAGTGGAGCGCGAGCTCAAAAAGGCGGGTCGCCTCAGCTGGGCCGAGGAAGAATTCGACACCCTCTGCGGACGCGAATGGCCCGACCGCAAGTTCGACAAACAGGGCTACTTCCGCATCAAGGGCGCACGCAAGCTCGATCCCAAGAGTCTCAGCGTCTTGAAGGAACTTTTCTTGATGCGCGATGCTCGCGCGAGAGAGATCGACCGTCCTCCATTCAAGGTCCTGGGCAATCGCACCTTGCTCGAGATCGCCGCGGCAAAGCCCGGGCGTCCAGGTCAATTGAAGGGAATAAAAGGGATCACCGACCTGCTGGTGCGCCGAATGGGGAACGATATTCTGGCGGCGGTGGCGAAGGGGCGAGGCGTAGAGCATCCCCCAATTCCCAAGAACACCGGAAATGGCCGACGGCGCGTCGACCGCAAGACCGAACGCCGGGTGACCGAACTCAAGAGTTGGCGCGCCAAGCGATCCAAGGAATTGGCTCTCTCCCCGGGCGTGCTTTGCCCAAACGCCTCACTCGAAGCCATCGCCTGGCGAAATCCGAAAACCGGAGCGGACCTCGAAGACGTGCCGGAACTCAAGGGCTGGTTCGTACGGGAGTTCGGCGACGAGGTGTCCGCTCGCTTGAGGGACCTGGCGCCGGCCGGGAAAACCGAGGGAAAGCCCGCGACGGAGTCCAGCGAAGCTGCTGCAAAGAAAAGCAGCAAGAAGCGATCCGCCTCAAAATCCTGA
- a CDS encoding proline--tRNA ligase: protein MRWSKSFLPTLRDDPSDAEAVSHKLLLRAGFMRQLMAGVYTLLPLGFRVAHKITEIVRDEMQKLGAQELKLPTLHPREIWDKSGRWDAMGQEMFRFEDRRGSQVGLGMTAEEVFAHLASELHSYKQLPQIWFQIHTKFRDEARPKSGLLRVREFTMKDSYSLDIDDEGLDYSFDCHFKAYRKIFKRMGFDPVAVEASSGAMGGSQSVEFMLRSDAGEDWIASCEACGYAANVEKATSELPAVVDEEGLESPEKFATPGMRTIQDLENFEQGTPGSSQIKTLVYMIDGKVVLVLLRGDDVLSEQKLVDAVEAEEIRAATAEEIVAALGASPGSLGGVGVTDHFIIADEALRGRTNMTTGANADDFHYRGVSVERDIDVKGWLDLREVNDGEPCVQCGKPIVIYKTIEVGHIFKLGTRYSESMGASVLDQNGKARPIVMGSYGIGIERGLAAVVEACHDEDGIKWPVNVAPFEVVITVVKTKDVECMEVGERIYDALVAAKIDVILDDRDERPGVKFKDADLIGFPYRITVGPKGIASGHVELKCRRDGEVTDVLIERAAETVEESVLAERR, encoded by the coding sequence GTGCGCTGGTCAAAGTCCTTTCTTCCTACTCTTCGCGACGATCCGAGTGACGCCGAGGCGGTGAGCCACAAGCTGCTGTTGCGCGCCGGATTCATGCGTCAGTTGATGGCCGGTGTGTATACGCTGCTGCCCCTCGGTTTTCGCGTCGCACACAAGATCACCGAAATCGTTCGCGACGAAATGCAAAAACTCGGCGCGCAAGAACTCAAGCTTCCGACGCTTCACCCCCGCGAAATCTGGGACAAGTCGGGCCGCTGGGACGCGATGGGCCAGGAGATGTTCCGCTTCGAAGATCGCCGGGGCTCCCAGGTTGGCTTGGGGATGACCGCCGAAGAGGTCTTTGCACACCTCGCCAGCGAGCTGCATTCGTACAAACAACTGCCCCAGATCTGGTTTCAGATTCACACCAAGTTCCGCGACGAAGCTCGCCCGAAGAGTGGCCTGTTGCGCGTGCGCGAATTCACCATGAAGGACTCCTACTCCCTCGACATCGACGACGAGGGTCTCGACTATTCCTTTGATTGTCACTTCAAGGCCTATCGCAAGATCTTCAAGCGCATGGGTTTCGATCCGGTTGCGGTCGAGGCTTCGTCTGGCGCGATGGGGGGCAGTCAATCGGTCGAGTTCATGCTCAGGAGCGACGCCGGCGAGGACTGGATCGCTTCGTGTGAAGCATGTGGCTACGCGGCCAATGTCGAAAAGGCGACCAGCGAACTCCCCGCAGTTGTCGACGAAGAAGGACTCGAGTCACCCGAAAAGTTTGCCACGCCAGGCATGCGGACGATTCAAGATCTCGAGAACTTCGAGCAGGGCACCCCCGGTTCTTCTCAGATCAAGACCCTCGTCTACATGATCGATGGCAAGGTGGTCCTGGTGTTGCTGCGGGGCGACGACGTTCTTTCCGAACAGAAGCTCGTCGATGCCGTCGAAGCCGAGGAAATTCGCGCCGCCACCGCGGAAGAAATCGTTGCGGCACTCGGCGCTTCTCCTGGGAGTCTGGGAGGGGTAGGAGTGACGGACCACTTCATCATCGCCGATGAAGCGCTCCGCGGGCGCACGAACATGACGACCGGCGCCAACGCGGACGACTTCCACTACCGGGGGGTTTCGGTCGAGCGGGACATCGACGTCAAGGGATGGCTCGATCTTCGCGAGGTAAACGATGGCGAGCCTTGCGTTCAGTGCGGCAAACCCATCGTCATCTACAAGACGATCGAGGTGGGTCATATATTCAAGCTCGGCACTCGTTACAGCGAATCCATGGGGGCGAGCGTCCTGGACCAGAATGGCAAGGCCCGGCCGATCGTCATGGGATCCTACGGCATTGGAATCGAGCGAGGATTGGCGGCAGTCGTCGAGGCCTGTCACGACGAGGACGGCATCAAATGGCCGGTCAACGTGGCGCCGTTCGAGGTTGTGATCACGGTGGTGAAGACCAAAGATGTCGAGTGCATGGAAGTCGGCGAGCGGATCTACGATGCACTGGTCGCGGCCAAGATCGACGTGATCCTCGACGATCGCGACGAGCGACCCGGCGTAAAGTTCAAGGATGCCGACCTGATCGGCTTCCCCTACCGGATTACGGTAGGACCCAAGGGCATTGCTTCGGGCCACGTCGAGCTGAAGTGTCGGCGTGACGGAGAAGTCACCGATGTTCTGATCGAGCGCGCTGCCGAGACTGTCGAGGAGTCAGTTCTCGCCGAACGGCGCTAA
- a CDS encoding FIST C-terminal domain-containing protein codes for MKAGVGFSEELSAQLAARQAVGRGREILGGALPETALVFATVAWGPGLPDLLEAVRRELGACEIYGASVAGLFADGEGTADNPGLVVAQFTGLEIEAVLFEDLPADEPESGSEILDHFERPPGEMDLLLLLLDMHHQSPAPLFRTLAKQLHDGLVVGLGASAPTGGDAVVWHNDQIVSGGLLGVVLRGAGSTQWGVARGCRALSGDHLVTRARDRWISSFDGQPALDILREVAERAGLPATAESLRQIMLEIDHAPNGESESAAGSLLRSVVGIDPRRKAILVPDDLQPGTRLRFVVRDAVAARENLETLVAGQVAGQVDRERGLGLYLSGSSLDYAGARGAARDARCFRDHDPDFPVLGLRGSQLLGPAGRVGTVCTALNDCGLLAILEG; via the coding sequence ATGAAGGCAGGCGTGGGCTTCTCGGAGGAACTATCGGCTCAGCTGGCGGCTCGGCAAGCGGTCGGTCGGGGGCGAGAAATCCTCGGCGGGGCCCTCCCGGAGACAGCCCTGGTGTTTGCCACGGTCGCCTGGGGTCCCGGTCTCCCGGATCTCCTCGAGGCGGTTCGCCGGGAACTCGGCGCCTGTGAGATCTATGGGGCGAGCGTGGCGGGGCTCTTCGCGGACGGTGAGGGGACCGCAGACAATCCCGGGCTCGTGGTAGCCCAGTTCACGGGCCTCGAGATCGAAGCGGTCCTGTTCGAGGACCTCCCGGCTGACGAACCCGAAAGCGGTTCGGAGATCCTCGATCATTTTGAGCGTCCACCGGGAGAGATGGATCTGCTGCTGCTGCTGCTCGATATGCATCACCAGAGCCCAGCCCCATTGTTCCGCACCCTCGCAAAACAGCTCCACGACGGCCTGGTCGTAGGTCTGGGCGCGAGTGCTCCCACGGGTGGCGACGCTGTGGTGTGGCACAACGACCAGATCGTGTCCGGTGGGCTGCTCGGGGTCGTGCTGCGGGGAGCTGGGTCTACACAATGGGGCGTAGCTCGAGGTTGTCGGGCGCTGTCCGGAGATCATCTCGTGACCCGGGCGCGCGACCGTTGGATCAGCAGCTTCGACGGGCAGCCGGCCCTCGACATCCTGCGCGAGGTTGCAGAGCGAGCCGGGCTCCCGGCGACTGCCGAATCACTGCGACAGATCATGCTCGAAATCGATCACGCACCGAACGGCGAGAGCGAGAGTGCCGCCGGAAGCCTGCTCCGCAGCGTCGTCGGGATTGATCCGCGCCGGAAGGCGATTCTGGTGCCGGACGATCTCCAACCCGGGACTCGATTGCGCTTTGTCGTGCGCGACGCGGTCGCCGCCCGGGAGAATCTCGAAACCCTGGTTGCAGGGCAGGTAGCCGGACAGGTAGATCGGGAGCGTGGCCTCGGGCTCTACCTTTCGGGAAGCTCGCTCGACTACGCGGGAGCCCGCGGCGCGGCGCGCGACGCGCGCTGCTTTCGGGATCACGATCCCGACTTTCCGGTCCTCGGCTTGCGCGGTAGCCAGCTCCTCGGTCCAGCGGGACGCGTCGGCACCGTCTGCACGGCCCTGAACGATTGCGGGTTGCTGGCCATTCTCGAGGGCTAG
- a CDS encoding TVP38/TMEM64 family protein — MDLDRANRRALLGRLLMLLVVCAFLVGAHFLRKQTGIEWSAASIQEAVRNFGPYVPIGFVLLVMFRQVMLLSSGLLLTSAGLLFGAPMGTLLGAVGVTLNAFTLFTCARLLGRDWVEPRIRARYPQFEQHARTAGPWVIALMTGHPMGILTPFHFAAGLTRITWLRFLLAVGPAAIVRAACFSFLGANLLDPGSPQLWIASGILVALAFLPLAHPGLRARLLQLTPKIVRKSSGS, encoded by the coding sequence ATGGATCTAGACCGAGCGAATCGAAGGGCGCTGCTGGGGCGATTGCTCATGTTACTCGTCGTGTGTGCGTTCCTCGTCGGAGCTCATTTCCTGCGCAAGCAAACCGGGATCGAATGGTCCGCGGCCTCAATCCAAGAGGCCGTGAGAAACTTCGGGCCGTATGTGCCAATTGGTTTCGTCCTATTGGTGATGTTTCGCCAGGTCATGTTGTTGTCCTCCGGGTTGTTGCTCACATCTGCGGGTCTGCTGTTTGGGGCGCCCATGGGTACGCTGCTGGGCGCCGTCGGGGTCACGTTGAACGCATTCACGTTGTTCACCTGTGCACGCCTGCTGGGGCGCGATTGGGTCGAGCCGCGAATTCGAGCCCGCTATCCCCAATTCGAGCAACATGCAAGAACCGCTGGCCCGTGGGTGATCGCTCTGATGACCGGGCATCCGATGGGCATCCTCACCCCGTTCCACTTTGCGGCCGGACTGACCCGGATCACCTGGCTCCGTTTTTTGCTCGCGGTGGGACCCGCGGCGATCGTTCGCGCGGCTTGTTTCTCGTTTTTGGGTGCCAACCTGTTGGATCCCGGATCGCCGCAACTCTGGATTGCTTCGGGCATCCTGGTCGCGCTCGCATTTCTACCCTTGGCACATCCGGGTCTGCGGGCTCGGCTCTTGCAACTCACTCCGAAAATCGTGCGGAAGTCCTCAGGCAGCTAG
- the pepP gene encoding Xaa-Pro aminopeptidase: protein MFAERRKKFLESMGPDAAAIVIGHHVVSRSSDTEYPFRQNSDFHYLTGFDHPSAVALFRTDDGPPFTLFVQPRDKSAETWHGYRPGLEGAKNDFEADEAFSIDTLLEEIPKQIERVVSIYHTLGRSADLDRTIVATLDSLRQRSKLGFEPAKKILDPRDILHGMRLIKEPGEIEIMRRAAEITCTAHQEAARLCRDGNFEYQLEAALGHVFRRLGGSGPAYGTIVGGGKNATILHYVVNDQKLRGGDLCLVDAGVELEGYASDVTRTYPVGGRFQGPGRAVYEVVLAAQQAALAACRPGTTLPEIHQTTVRTLIEGMVSLGLLSGTVDDLVKSETYRDYFMHGTSHWLGLDVHDVGSYTAKGKALTLVPGMVFTVEPGLYISEDDTKAPEHLRGIGIRIEDDILITEDGIENFNHAIPKKPDEIEAWMS from the coding sequence GTGTTTGCCGAACGTCGCAAGAAATTCTTGGAATCCATGGGCCCCGATGCAGCGGCAATCGTCATCGGCCACCACGTGGTGTCGCGTTCCAGCGACACCGAATACCCCTTCCGACAGAACAGCGACTTTCACTACCTGACGGGCTTCGACCATCCGAGCGCGGTCGCGCTGTTCCGCACGGATGACGGTCCCCCCTTCACCCTCTTCGTCCAACCCCGAGACAAGTCGGCAGAGACCTGGCACGGCTACCGCCCCGGGCTCGAAGGTGCGAAGAACGACTTCGAAGCAGACGAAGCCTTTTCGATCGACACGCTGCTCGAAGAAATTCCGAAACAGATCGAGCGTGTGGTCAGCATCTACCACACCTTGGGTCGAAGCGCGGACCTCGACCGCACGATCGTCGCGACCCTCGATAGCTTGCGGCAGCGCAGCAAGTTGGGCTTCGAACCGGCGAAAAAGATTCTCGACCCGCGAGACATTCTCCACGGCATGCGTCTGATCAAGGAACCCGGCGAGATCGAGATCATGCGGCGCGCCGCGGAGATTACCTGCACGGCTCACCAGGAGGCCGCGCGCCTGTGCCGCGACGGCAACTTCGAATACCAACTCGAAGCCGCACTGGGTCACGTCTTTCGCCGCCTCGGCGGGAGCGGCCCAGCCTACGGCACGATCGTGGGCGGAGGAAAGAACGCCACGATCCTCCACTACGTTGTGAACGACCAGAAGTTGCGCGGCGGGGACCTCTGCCTTGTCGACGCGGGCGTCGAACTCGAGGGCTACGCGTCTGATGTCACCAGGACCTATCCCGTCGGTGGCCGCTTTCAGGGACCGGGGCGCGCGGTCTATGAAGTCGTCCTCGCCGCCCAACAAGCGGCACTCGCGGCCTGTCGGCCAGGCACTACGCTACCGGAGATCCACCAAACCACCGTGCGCACGCTAATCGAAGGGATGGTCTCCCTCGGGTTGCTTTCGGGAACGGTCGACGACCTGGTCAAGAGCGAAACCTACCGCGACTACTTCATGCACGGTACGAGTCACTGGCTTGGACTGGACGTCCACGATGTCGGCAGTTACACCGCAAAGGGAAAAGCGCTGACGCTAGTTCCCGGAATGGTTTTCACGGTAGAACCAGGTCTCTATATCTCCGAGGATGACACCAAGGCACCGGAACACCTGCGAGGGATTGGCATCCGAATCGAAGACGACATTTTGATCACTGAAGACGGAATCGAGAACTTCAATCACGCGATTCCCAAGAAACCCGACGAAATCGAAGCCTGGATGAGCTGA
- a CDS encoding cold-shock protein: MAGGSVKWFNDEKGYGFITPDDGSKDLFVHYSNISGDGFKSLSEGQKVTYEAGEGRKGPEATNVQPL; this comes from the coding sequence ATGGCAGGTGGTTCGGTTAAGTGGTTCAACGACGAAAAAGGTTATGGCTTTATTACCCCCGACGATGGCAGTAAGGACCTTTTCGTTCACTACTCAAATATTTCGGGCGACGGCTTCAAGTCGCTGAGCGAAGGTCAGAAGGTGACCTACGAGGCAGGCGAGGGCCGAAAGGGTCCCGAAGCTACAAACGTTCAGCCGCTCTAA
- a CDS encoding IclR family transcriptional regulator, producing the protein MDPLTTVEKAVDILFHLHASSEPQGVTAIGRSLGLPKSSAHRLLAALGRRGLVDRSERGRYRPGTALIALGLGALEREPIVELARGVLEATSAKLGETIFLVAAQSRELMILDKAEGKGFLRASPQVGERVPVHATAVGKLYLAFAPDSVDVEDPLTSFTEGTTTSADELAAVVATVRDQGFARSDEEWVPGLGVVAAPICFRDRLVAVVALGAASARLAVMGSGSVTREVLDAAARIEARLAVDSSEYAQRASEGPK; encoded by the coding sequence ATGGACCCACTCACCACGGTCGAGAAAGCCGTCGACATCTTGTTTCATCTCCACGCGTCTTCGGAGCCCCAGGGCGTGACCGCCATTGGCCGGTCGCTAGGTTTGCCAAAATCGAGTGCCCACCGGTTGCTCGCTGCCCTGGGTCGGCGCGGCCTGGTCGATCGCTCGGAACGCGGCCGCTACCGACCCGGCACCGCCTTGATCGCGTTGGGGCTCGGGGCGCTCGAGCGCGAACCCATCGTCGAACTCGCGCGCGGGGTTCTCGAGGCAACTTCCGCAAAGCTTGGGGAGACGATTTTTCTGGTCGCCGCCCAATCCCGAGAGCTGATGATTCTCGACAAAGCCGAGGGCAAAGGCTTTCTGCGGGCCTCGCCCCAGGTTGGTGAACGCGTGCCGGTGCACGCCACGGCGGTGGGCAAGCTGTACCTCGCCTTCGCACCTGACAGTGTCGATGTCGAAGACCCGCTTACGTCCTTTACCGAGGGCACGACGACTTCTGCCGACGAGCTTGCCGCCGTGGTGGCCACCGTTCGCGACCAAGGCTTTGCCCGCAGCGATGAAGAGTGGGTACCGGGTCTCGGGGTGGTTGCGGCTCCGATCTGCTTTCGCGATCGCCTGGTGGCGGTGGTCGCCCTGGGTGCGGCTTCCGCGCGGCTCGCGGTGATGGGAAGTGGCAGCGTGACGCGCGAGGTATTGGACGCAGCCGCGCGAATCGAAGCGCGCCTCGCTGTCGATTCTTCAGAATATGCACAGAGGGCTTCGGAGGGGCCGAAATGA
- the acs gene encoding acetate--CoA ligase, which yields MTDIESLLEEKRTFKPDPAFTRAANWNKKTVAEYRKAGQINPEKFWAARAKENITWFSPWKKVLQWKPPFAKWFVGGKLNVSYNCLDRHLESGRRNKAAIIWEGEPGDTRVITYAELHREVCKFSNVLKDQGIKKGERVVLYMPMIPELAIAMLACTRIGAPHSIVFGGFSAEALRDRIDDLGAKAVITADGGFRKGAAFPLKQAVDDALAKKSAIECVIVVERTKQDVNMVAGRDLWWHELMEDASPKCAPAKLDSEHPLFILYTSGSTGKPKGILHTTGGYLTHVTTTFKAIFDIKDDDVYWCTADIGWITGHSYVVYGPLAAGATSMMYEGVPVYPGPDRWWALIEKWGVNIFYTAPTAIRTFIRLGDQHPKSHDLSSLRLLGTVGEPINPEAWIWYHKIIGNKKCPIVDTWWQTETGGIMITSLPGAVTTKPGSATLPFPGIDPAIYNEEGEVVRPPAGGLLVLRKPWPGMLRGIWGDDARFKETYWSKYKDAYFCGDGAHRDKDGYFWIMGRIDDVMNISGHRIGTMEVESALVSHPDVAEAAVVGRPDDITGTAIVAFVSPVGGTRADDALKQALVAHVTKEIGAIARPSEIRFTDSLPKTRSGKIMRRLLRDVASGKESTGDTSTLEDFGVLAKLRASEEG from the coding sequence ATGACCGACATCGAATCCCTGCTTGAGGAAAAGCGCACGTTCAAGCCCGATCCCGCCTTCACTCGTGCGGCGAACTGGAACAAGAAGACCGTCGCCGAGTACCGCAAGGCGGGTCAGATCAATCCCGAAAAATTCTGGGCGGCTCGCGCGAAAGAGAACATCACCTGGTTCTCCCCCTGGAAGAAGGTGTTGCAGTGGAAGCCTCCCTTCGCGAAGTGGTTCGTCGGCGGCAAGCTGAACGTCAGCTACAACTGCCTCGATCGTCACCTCGAGAGCGGGCGGCGCAACAAGGCGGCGATCATCTGGGAAGGCGAACCGGGCGACACCCGGGTGATCACCTACGCAGAACTCCACCGGGAAGTATGCAAGTTTTCCAATGTCTTGAAGGACCAGGGGATCAAGAAGGGGGAGCGCGTCGTCCTCTACATGCCGATGATCCCAGAACTCGCGATCGCGATGCTCGCGTGCACTCGGATTGGCGCCCCGCACAGCATTGTCTTCGGCGGATTTTCCGCCGAGGCGCTGCGGGATAGGATCGACGACCTAGGAGCCAAAGCCGTCATCACCGCAGACGGCGGGTTCAGAAAGGGCGCGGCGTTCCCGCTCAAGCAAGCCGTCGACGACGCGCTGGCGAAAAAGAGTGCAATCGAATGCGTGATCGTCGTCGAACGAACCAAGCAAGATGTCAACATGGTCGCGGGTCGCGATCTCTGGTGGCACGAGTTGATGGAAGACGCGAGCCCCAAGTGCGCGCCCGCGAAGCTCGATTCTGAACACCCACTCTTCATTCTCTACACCAGCGGCAGCACCGGCAAACCAAAGGGAATCCTGCATACAACCGGCGGCTACCTCACCCATGTAACCACGACCTTCAAGGCGATCTTCGACATCAAGGATGACGATGTCTACTGGTGCACCGCCGACATCGGTTGGATCACGGGGCATTCGTACGTGGTCTACGGCCCGCTGGCCGCCGGGGCGACCAGCATGATGTACGAAGGCGTGCCGGTCTATCCGGGGCCGGACCGCTGGTGGGCTTTGATCGAGAAGTGGGGCGTGAACATCTTCTATACCGCGCCGACCGCGATCCGAACCTTCATACGACTCGGCGACCAACACCCCAAGAGCCACGACTTGAGTTCTCTGCGACTGCTCGGCACCGTGGGTGAGCCCATCAATCCCGAAGCCTGGATCTGGTATCACAAGATAATCGGAAACAAGAAGTGCCCGATCGTTGATACCTGGTGGCAGACTGAAACCGGGGGAATCATGATCACATCCCTCCCCGGCGCCGTGACGACCAAGCCCGGTTCTGCAACCTTGCCCTTCCCGGGTATTGACCCCGCGATTTACAACGAGGAAGGCGAAGTGGTCCGCCCACCCGCCGGCGGTCTATTGGTACTGCGCAAACCCTGGCCCGGCATGCTGCGCGGAATTTGGGGAGACGACGCACGCTTCAAGGAAACGTATTGGAGCAAATACAAAGACGCCTACTTCTGTGGTGACGGGGCTCATCGCGACAAAGACGGATACTTCTGGATCATGGGCCGCATCGATGATGTGATGAACATCTCTGGTCACCGCATCGGCACCATGGAGGTTGAAAGCGCCCTGGTCTCGCATCCCGACGTCGCCGAAGCTGCGGTGGTTGGACGCCCCGACGACATCACGGGAACGGCGATTGTGGCCTTCGTGAGCCCTGTAGGCGGCACCCGCGCCGACGATGCCCTGAAGCAGGCTTTGGTCGCTCACGTAACCAAGGAAATTGGCGCCATCGCACGACCGTCCGAGATTCGCTTCACCGACAGCCTGCCCAAAACTCGCTCGGGAAAAATCATGCGTCGCCTGCTGCGAGACGTAGCCTCCGGAAAAGAATCAACCGGAGACACCTCGACCCTCGAAGACTTCGGCGTCCTGGCAAAACTGAGAGCAAGTGAAGAGGGCTAA